ATCACCTCGGAGAATCTCTGCGGACGGTACTTGCGCGCCAGGACCTGGTAGCTCATCGGGAAGTCCGATTATACCGTGCCCCCGTCCGGCTCCTCGGGAAGTGGTGCGCCGCAGTGCGGGTTCGCACTTGCAAAGGGCCGACTGGGGCGGTAGGCTTGCGGCCAAATGGGCCGCAAGCTGCACCGGTAGGAGGCGTTGTGGCGTTAAAACTGTCGGTCAAGAACGTCAACGGCGTGACCGTGGTGTACTGCTCGGGCCGCATCGTGTTCGGGGAAGAAGCGGCGGAGCTGCGCGAGCGGGTGAAAGAGATGCTGGCCACCGTCCGCCAGATCGTCCTCAACCTGGGTGGCGTCAGCTACATCGACAGCGGCGGTC
This genomic window from Terriglobales bacterium contains:
- a CDS encoding STAS domain-containing protein; this encodes MALKLSVKNVNGVTVVYCSGRIVFGEEAAELRERVKEMLATVRQIVLNLGGVSYIDSGGLGTLVGLYTSARSAGGEIKLANLTQRVRDQLQITKLVTVFEVFDSEEKAVNSFATQATA